The genomic segment CTCAGCGGGTCGCTGCCGATTAATGCTGTGACCAGCAGCCTTGGGGGCGTCGCCCTCACGGGTCTCATCGCCGGGGCCATTGGGGCGAAGGCGGGGGCACGCCGTGCGGGGAAGCGTGCGAACGTTTCTGCTGCTCAAGCTACCCAGGTTGGTCAGATTGCGCAAGCTGGTCAGATCGCACGGCCTGAGCCGATTGAAACCGAGCCGCCGAGCCGTATGGGCTGGCGCATCTTCAGCGTCTTCCTTGGGTTGTCCACCATTGCTGGGGCATCCTCCATCTACCGTGTGATCGCCAACGCCCAGCCGACCGGCAGCGAAGATGCCTATACTATCTACTTTGCGATGGGTGCGATGCTCTGCCTCGCCGCAGCATTCCTCGGCGGCATCCTCGTCCACACCATCGGCGCAGTACTGGCCATGCTTATGGGCAACGGCGACTTGGTGAACAACACCATCAGTCGTGTCACCCGCGCCGGGTCGCTGGTCCTGCCGCTTGGCCTGCTTGCTGCTGCGACCGGAATCATGAGCATGTGGGTCACCAAGATGACTCAGAAATTTAGCGTCGAGCAAGCAGATACAGTCACCCCCATAGAAGCCATCAAAATCTTCAGCGGCCCCATCGGCATCCTCATCGTCGCACTGATTTCCATCGTTCTGGCCAGCGCTGGCTCCGGCAGGCGCGTAAACAGCAACGCCGTCTGGTCCACCGTGCTTATCGACGCCGTGGCCTACCTCACCATCAGCACCACCATCGCATATTCCCTGATGATCATCAATGAAGTCATCACCTCAGCCGTGCTGCGCAACGGTCCTCTCCCAGATTTTCCAACGACACTGCCCGATTGGCGAGCATTCGCCGTTGTCCTCGGTGGCGTTGGCATTCGGATGATCATTGTGTGGGCGCGGAGTCGGAGGGAGAGTGTTGTTGGGAATCAGAATGTGGCGAGTGTTGCTGCGCCTAGCGGCGTGATTGTTTGAGGTATGAGTGCCGGTGAGGTTGGGGTGGAGCTGGAAACTAGGATGGAGTTTGGGGGTAAATATTAAGACTGAATAGATGGTAGATGCTGTAAAGTGAACACGCTGCGAAGACAGCGTGTTCACTTCCGTTTTATGATCATTGATGCTGATGCTGCGGTATATAGTCTCGATTGGCAATATTGATGGAAAATTTTCAAGTTATTTTGTGGGGAATTCTACGCCAAATTTCGCGTTGTCTAGATTGGTGTTGAGTAGCCTAATTATTTTGTTATTTTCGCTAGATTCAGGAAATTTAAACTTGGTGCTTGAGAAGTCTGCGGCATCGACAAAATAAACATTATCAAAGTTTGTACCTCCATTAAAGTGTGCATGTTTAAAAGATGTTTTTTTGCTAAAGTTGGAATCTTTAAAATGCGCAAACTTTTCAAAGTAGACTTTTTCAAACCATGCAGATTCGTGAAAATCCACATTATGAAATTGAGCATCCATGTGGAAGTATGCTTGGAAAAAAGAGGCGATGCCGTAAAAGTGTGCTAGATCAAACGTTGCGTCTGTAATGAAGACTGTAGCTGTTCGCGGAGGTGTGTTGCTATTAAAGTGTGCTCCATCAAAGGTTGCTCCGCTATGGAATATTGTTTTTATAAAAGAGACGCTGTCGTGAAAATTTGTTCCACTAAAATCTACGTATGTTCTATAGTGATCATTAGGATCGAGGGGCGTTCTAATATTGAAATGTGCCCTGTTGAAATCTGCATGTTTGCAAAAGTGCGCACTTTTAAAAAGGGTATTGTTATAAAAATGGGCGCCGGTGAAAGATGTCCTTCCGTGAAAGTATGAGTTTGCGAAGGAAGCTCTATTCTTAAAAATTCCCTTTGAGGAAATATTATAAAAATGACAGTTTTCTAAATTTAGGTTTAAATCTGACCATTGGCCAGGACTTTTTCCATCCTCCTCTTCAAAACGTGTGAATATTATATCTTGCATTCTTTCTTTGAATGTGTACAGCTCGGATGGTGAGTCTTTTGATATTGGGTCACGGAGCTGTCCAGTCAGGATATTTAGGCAAACTTGCTGTTCTCTTAGTGCTGATTCTGGATCATCTTTATGGAAGGCTGCCCAATCGCCAGCAAGTGCTGCAAGCGCGTATGCTCCAGATTCGCGCTTGGTGAGATCGTCAGTTGCTAAAAGCTTGACAATTGATGTGAATCGTTCGCGAAGGGTACGCTCTTTATCTTGCACTCTTGTTTTCTCTCCATTGTGAAGAGCAATTGCAGCAGCGATGATAGCTGCAGTACCTGCGCCTAGAGTTGCTAAAGGTTGAGCTGCCACAGACCAGTCCCACGAAAAGTTCCAGTCTCGAAGTAAGAATCCCGCAAGTGTAAATCCCACCCCGCCAGAGGCTGTTGCTACTAGTGCAGTTTTTCCTTTTTCTATAAACCTTCCCACCTACTACTCTCCTCATTACCCGCACCAACACATTCACGAAAATATTATCAACCCTGCTGCCTATCCACTATAGAAACAGCAAAAATCGACGCGGCGAGTGGGTGTCGCGGCGTCGATAAGCGGTGGGAGTTTAGTCGAAAATGACGGTTCGGTTTCCGTAGACCTGAACGCGGTCTTCGAGGTGGAAACGCAGGCCGCGGGCGAGGACGATTTTCTCGGCGTCGCGGCCGAGTCGTTGCATATCGGAGGGGGTGTCTTTGTGGGAAATGCGAATGACGTCCTGTTCGATGATCGGGCCGTCGTCGAGGTCTTCGGTGGCGTAATGGCAGGTGGCGCCGATGAGTTTCACGCCGCGTCGATAAGCCTGGTGATAAGGGCGCGCGCCCATAAACGACGGCAAGAAACTGTGGTGAATATTAATTGCCTTACCGGCCCACATTTCGCACAAATCCGGCGGCAGAATCTGCATGAAACGCGCAAGAACAATGGCGTCGGGGCTTTCCGCATTCACAAGGTCTGCAACCTGGTCAAAAGCCTTGCGTTTACCCACCGCATCCTTCGGAAAAGGAACATAATGGAAAGGCACGCCGTGGGCCTGGGAAATTGGCCGCAAATCCTCATGATTACCGATCACCGCAGCCACATCCATCGGGTAATCATTCTGCGCAACCCGCCCCAACAAATCATGCAGACAATGACCCTCCTTGGACACCAAAATCACGGCCTTCTTCGGCTTCGCAGTATCCCACAAACGCCACCGGACATCCGGGCCCATTTCGGACGCGACCTCCGCAAAACGCTGGCTCAGCTCGTCAAAACCCATGCTAATCGACGCCGCGCGCACAGCCTGGCGGGTAAAAAACCAGCCGCTCTCCGGGTCGGTGAAAAAACCTGCCTCTGTGATCCAGCCGCCAATATCGGCAATGAAAGACGACAATTTAGCCACAATTCCCGTTGTGTCGGGGCAGCTCAAGGTAAGGACATACTGGCGTTCGTCGGTGGTGGTATGCGCAGCTGGAATGGTCATTCTGTGCATTGTACTAGGAAAGCTTGGTAGGGTGATCCGAGGGGAGGGGGATGTATGAAGCTTGTATTTTCGCGCGACTGTGATGACGCGGGGCGTCGTGCACTCAGCCGAGGGGTGCTTTCTGGGACGCACCTGCGTTTGGCCCTGGGAGTCTATGTGGAGCGGGACGGCTTTAATGAGCTGCCGCCGTGGGAACAACACCGGCTACGAGCACTTGCCCTTGGGGCTAGCGGGACGCGAGTCATTGCTGGTGTCTCGGCCGCGTTGCTGTGGGGGATGTGGGTGAGGGTTGGGCGAGATGATCCGGTGGAATACGCTATGAACAGGGGAAGCAAAGACGTTGGGGGCGGTCGGCGGCTTAGGGCGTTGCTCGGGGAAAGCAGCTATGTGGATGGGAAAATAGCCAAAGTAGCTACCATCCCACGTGTGCTCTTGGATCTGGCCAGGTACCACAGCTTTGAAGACTGCTTTATGGCCGCGAGCTGGGTGATGGCGCACGACGCATACCCGCTCGCTGAACTGCGGGAAGCGGCTCTTAGCGATGAAACCCTTACGCGGGTGCTTGATCTTGTTGACCCCTATGTTGAATCAGCCGCCGAGGCGTACTTCCTGGCGCAAGTGCGCAAAGATGGGGTGATCGATGTGCAGCCGCAGGTCACAGTGGCTGATTCCCGTCTGGCTACGCGGCGGCCAGACTTTCAGATCAGGCGGACACGGATTGTGATTGAAATATCTGGCCTGGGTAAATACGGGGAGACTGCCGAAGAGCAACAGTTTAACGTGGAACGTGCTACCAATCGTTATGATCGTTTGGTCACTGCCGGATACACCATCTGGGCGTACTCCGCCAAGGATGTGTTCTCTGGGTTTGCCTACAGGGATGTGCTGCGGCGGTACAAGGAAATGCGAGAGCGGGAGTCAATGTGAGCGCTGGGACTGGCGGTGCTCGTACCTGATCCGGTCGAGGAAAGCGAAAATGTCCCAGGATCCACCATTTTTAAGAATTTGGTGGATCCTGGGACAAAAACAGGGGATTGGTGTCCCAAAAACCATCAACTAACCGGAAAATGGTGGATCTTGGGACAAACCGCAGTTCAGCCCAACAAGGCGGGGGATACAGAGGGGTAGCTGGCGCAAAGACCCGTCGCAAAGACCTAGCGTGACAGCAAAGCAGACAAGAACCCGCTGCACCCGCCGCAAAGAAAGCCCCAGCCACACAACGTGTGACCAGGGCTTTTCGGGCGACTAGCAACTGGAAACTAGCAGCCAGCCCGGCCGGAACCGGCGAAACCAGCCCGGCCAGAATCTACGCCGACGGGTAGATTCCGTCTTCGCCGAGGCGGGCGTTGGGGTCGAGAAGCAGGGCGATTTCTGCTTCGTGTGCTCCGACGGCGGGGAAGCGGCGTCCGTCGATCACGCTGAAGAGTTCAACGTGTCCGACCATGCCTTCCTCGAGGCGTCGGGCACCGGCGGCCAACCGCGCATTAGCGGATGCTCGCCATTCGTCCGCAGAGTAGCCAGAGGCGTCAAGTGCAGCTTCGAACACACCGGGGTGTGCAAGCACCACCACAGCGGACACGTGGCCGAAGCCCAGCGAGGTGAGCACGCCTGCCTTCACTGCGCCGGCACCCAGAGAGAGGGGAGCGCGTAGCCAGACCAGGGGCTTGGCCAGCGGCTCGATGGCAGGGTCAACGCAGTCGAGGGATGCGTTTTGCGGCAGGTTGCCGGTGGCCAGGATGTGGCAGAGTCCTGCGGTTTGGAAGAGCGCAGCGCCACCCTTGGCGTGTCCGGTGAGGGTCTTCTGGGAGACCACGAACAGCGGGTTTCCGGCGTCGCGTCCCAGGGCATTCCACAGCAGGCTGTGGAGTTCGGACTCGTTGGGGTCGTTGGCGTTGGTGGACGTGTCGTGCTTGCTCACTACGCGCACGTCGTCGGGGGTGAGGCCAAGACCGTTCAACGAGCGGGCCAACGCGGAGTTGGTTCCTCCTCGTCCGGCGGCAAGTGCACCGAGTCCCGGAGCAGGGATGGAGGTGTGGATGCCGTCGGCGTAGGACTGTGCGTGGGCAACCACAGCGTAGACAGGCAGTCCGAGCTTGGCGGCGACGTCACCACGCGCGAGGAGGACGGTGCCTCCGCCTTCGGCTTCGACGAAGCCTGCACGGCGGCGGTCGTTGGCGCGTGAGTAGAAACGCTCGTTGATGCCCTTGGCCGCGAGTGCTGCGGATTCGGCGGTGGCGTTCATGTCGCCGAATCCGGTGAGGGATTCGACGCTGATGTCGTCAATACCGCCGGTGACCACGAAGTCGGCTTTGCCGAGCTTGATCTTGTCCACGCCTTCTTCCAGGGACACGGCTGCGGTGGCGCAGGCACCGACGGGGTGGATCATGGATCCGTAGCCGCCGACGAGGGACTGCATGACGTGTGCGGCCACCACGTTGGGCAGGGCTTCCTGCAGGATGTCGCTGGGTCGTTCTTCGCCGAGGAATCGGGTGACGAAGACCTTGTGCAGGGATTCCATGCCACCAATACCGGTGCCCTGGGTGGAGGCGACATCGGCCGGGTGGACGATGCGGAGCAGTTCGGCGGGGGTGAAGCCTGCGCTGAGGAACGCATCAACGGCGGTGACAAGGTTCCACACGGCGATGCGGTCGAGACCTTCGATCATGGTGCCGGGGATGCCCCAGTTGGCGGGGTTGAAGTCGGTGGGCAGCTGACCACCAACAACGCGGCTGAGGGTGGCTTTGCGCGGGATGCGCGCCTGGGCGCCACGCTTCTTGTGCACCAACCATTCGCCGTCTTCGGTGGGGCTGATGCTGGTGGTTGCCGGGTCGGCGTCCACGTAGTCCTGGGCTTCTTCCTCGGTGGCCACGGTGAAGGAGATATCGCGGTCGAGGTAGACGGTGGCTACGTCGATGGAGCCTTCGTCAACCAGGGTGTAGTCGTCCACGAAGCGGCGGATACCGGCGCGGGCAACCACTTCGTCGCGGAAGCGGTCGTAGATGTCTTCCTCGGCGACGGCTTCGCCGGAGGCGTCGTACCAGCCGGGTGTGGGGTCGTCGGACCAGTTGACCAGGCCGGTCATCCAGGCGAGTTCCAGCACACCGGCGGCGGTGAGGTCAACGTCGCCGTCGCGTTGGATGCCGTATTCCGCGAGGGTGCGGGTGCGGCCGGAGCCCCAGGAGGAGACTTCGCCCAGGCCGACAATAACCACCATGTCTTCCAGCGGCGTGGTGACTTTACCCAGGTCAATGCCGCCTGCCTGTTTCGGTGCGGCGGGGGAGGGCAGCGCGTTGATGGTGACGGGCTTCTCTTCGGCCTCTGCACTGTCTGAAGTCAGGTCCAGCGATGCGGCCAGTTCCGGCAGGGACACGTTGGCGTCGGCGAGCCCACCGGTGAAGTCCGCATCCAGGGGTGCTTCGGCTGCCTCGGTGCGTGCCGACGGTGTGCACAGTCCCAGGAGTTCCTCAGAGATTTCGTCGGGTGTGTACACGTGGATGCCGTGCTTCTGCACCAGCGGCACCAGCGGGTCGTTGCCACCCATCAGGTTAGTACCAGCCACCCAGCCGATGCGGGCCTGGGCGAGGGACACGTAGTCCGGCCAGACGCTTTCAGCGGTCCATTTCGCCAGGATGGCATCGAAGGCTGCCTTGACTTCGCCGTAGGCGCCGTCGCCGCCGAAGGTGCCGCGGTTCGGGGAACCGGGCAGCACCACGTGCACGCGGGAACCAACGCCTCGGGAGGCAAGATCTGCGACACCAGCGATGGTGCGTTCCACGCTCCACAGCAGCAGGCGTGCCTGGTTTTCTGCGGCGGGGCCGGCATCGGCCAGGCTGCCGGACACGCGGGGTGCGGCGAAGGGGAATACCAAGGTGGGGGTCAACGCAGGCTTGGTGACCTTCACGTCTTTACCCACAGTGACTTTCTGCTCGGTGCCAATCCACTCCACCAGGGAATCCACGTCACGGAAGGAGGACATGTTGGCGGGCACCAGCCACAGCTTCGCGTGGGCGGAAGCGTTGTTGGCGTAGAGGGTGCGGGCGTATTCCTTGCGGGCATCGTTGACGTTGGAGGCCGTCATGATGACGGTTGCGCCGCCTGCCAGCAGTTTCTCTACCAACGCACCGGCGATGGAGCCGGGGGCTGCGCCGGTGACCAGGGCAACATCCTCGACCCACGGCTCGGTGGGCTCTTGGGTGGCAATCTCGGACACCGAGGTAAGGGTCTGAGCCAGTTTCTTGTCGGAGGTCTGTCCAGCCCACCATGCGGCCTGTTTTGCTACAACCTCACCGGTTCCGGCGAAACGCTGCACGGCAATGTCGGCGCCGTTTGCTAGGCGGGCGAGGTCTTCGCGGGCGCTGGCCCAGCGGTCGTCGAAAAGCACGGCGCGCTGTTCGTCGAAGGTGGGGGTGACCATCTTGAACCATTGCGGATCCAGCTCGGCCTCCACCGCGTCGATGAGGGCGGTGTCGGAGGTTTCGGGTTCCGCAGGTTCGGGGGTGAGGTGCCCCAGCTGGTCCAGGATGGTGCGCGCCGTAGCAGCGAGCACACCTTCCGGGCCGGTGACGGTATCGGCGTAGGCATCCAGAGCAGCAGAATCAACCACGCCGCCGCCACCGGCAGCATCACCGCTCCCCAGGGAGACGGACACGCCGTGTGCGGCAGCGACGTTGGTCACTGCGGCGTCGATAAGCGCATCCAGGGCAGCCTTGGAGGAGGGATTGTCGGAGGGCAGGGTACCGGCATCGCCGCCGCGCACGGACTCGCCGTCGCGGGTGCCCAGCACCAGCTCGGCCTCCACGTGCACCGCCCACGACTCAGGCAGGCCCCAAGCGCCGGTCACGCGGTCACGAATGTAGGCGGGCTTTTGCGACGCCTGGCCGGTCAGGGTACGCAGGCGACCGCGCACAACCTCCGACAGCACCGGGCCGAACGCACGGTAGCCGGGGGCGGCGGTGGCCACGCGGGCCTTCAGCGTATCGACGTCCGCCTCTGCCGCACCGTCAATGGTGGGCACACCCAGCTCGGTGGACATGTCCATGAGCAGCTGGTTACGGCGGGAGGATACGCCATTGGTGAGGGTTTCTGTGGTGTCGCTACCCGCGATCTGGTCCAGGCGCACCTTGTTCTGCACCGCAAACAGGAACATGATCGCATCCGCAGCGGTAAACGGCAGCTCACCAGCGGGAGAGCCACCCGTCGGTGCGGCGGGAGCGGGTGCCGGAGCAGCCTCAGCGGCGGGTGCAGGCTCAGCGGGTGCCTCGGCCGGAACTGCCTCAGCAGGTGTTTCCTCGGCCTCGGGGGCGGCTTCCTCCACCACCGGAGCGGACTTTGGATCGGCCAGGTTCACGGCATCCGCGTCGCGCTCGACGTTGAACACGCGCACCGATGCGCCAGCGTTCTCCGCAAGATCCAGGGTGCGGGCGGCCAGGTTGGCCAGCGTGGGTGCAGAGGCCAAACCAACCTCCACAATGTGCTCCACCTTCGCCTCGTTGATCAGTAGATCCTGCGTCTCAATCCAGCGGACCGGGGAGGCGAACTGCCAGCTCAACAGCTCAATCATGAGCACGCGGGCAAGCTTGGCGGGGGAGCCGGTGGCCTGGCGTTCAAACTCGCCGCTATCCAGCAGTTTCTTCAGCGGTTCGGAGGGAACAACATCCAGAATTGCTTCGGCGAAGTCGCGGGTCAGCTCGAAGGGGCGAGCCACCAGGTTCGGCACGTAGCGGTCGACCAGGGCGTCCACATCCAGTTCTTCTGGCAGCAGTGAATCCAGCTTGGCGGCAAACGCCGGGACTCCGGGGCGCAGAACGCGGGAGTGGAAGGGCACGTCAATGCCGGGGATTTCCACGTAGGCGCGCTTTCCGCCGCGCTCCTGGGCGTCCGCAGCCAGGGCCTTCAGGCCGGCGACCGTGCCGGCCACGGCATACTGCTGGCCAGCCACGTTGAAGTTCACAATCTCCAGGAACTCCCCGGTGCGCTCGGCGATGTCAGCAACGTAGTTCACGACTTCCGCGTCACTCAGCCCGAACATATTGGGGCGCAGCGCGCCCAGGCGGTAGTTGGAGCGTCCAGCGGCATCGCGCTCAACCAGGGAGTGCATGGCGGAGCCGCGGGAGAACACGATGTCGATCACGGCTTCCAGGTCGAAGATGTTGGCCAGCGAGGCCAGTGCCGTGTACTCGCCCAGGGAGTGTCCCGCGTAGAGGGAGCCGGGCACAATGGTGCCTGCTTCGCGGAGGCGTTCGGTTTGGCCGTAGGCCACCACGGCCAGAGCCACCTGCGTGAACTGCGTCAGGTACAGCACGCCCTTGGGGTGGCGGAACACGGTTTCGCCCACGCGCAGGACGGTCGGGTTCTCGTCCACGATCTGCACGATGGAGAATCCGAGTTCGTTGCGGGTGTGGGAATCGGCGCGCTCCCACACAGCGCGGGCAGCAGCGGAGGCGGAACGGTCGCCCGAAGCCATGCCGGGGCTTTGGATGCCCTGGCCCGGGTACACGTAGGCGGTGGTGGGCGGTGCAAGCAGCGCCTGGCCGCGGGACACCACGTTGCCGTCCACGCGGCAGGTAACCTCCACGGCAGAGATGGCGCCGCGGGCGGAGCGGCCGATGCGTTCGACGGTGATGTCCACGGCGTCGTTAAGCTGCACCATGCCGAACATGGAGTAGGTCCAGCTGATGAGACGGGAGGGGCGCTTACCAGCGGTAGCCAGGTGCTGCGCGGTGGCCGACAGCCACATGCCGTGCACCAGGGGAGCCTCCAGGCCCACGAGACGGGCGGCGTTGGTGGAGGTGTGGATCGGGTTGTAGTCGCCGGACACCATAGCAAATGGGGTCATGTCGGCGGGCGCGGTGACCACGGCGCGGCGCAGGAAGTGGCGCGGAGTGTCCACAATCTCTACGTCGACTCCACCCCAGTTGGGTGCCAGCGACGGTGCCTGAGTGCTGGTCACGCGGCCGCGGATGGCAAAACGCTCCACAAGCCGGGCGACAACCTCACCCTCGGAGGTGAGAGTCAGGTTGACGGTGACAATGCGTCCCGATGCGGATTCCTCCAGCGGGGAGGTTTGGGCCTCCACCTGGATGGTGCGGGAATTGGCCAGCTCCTCCAGCGGAACCAGCAGCTCCACGCAGTGATCTAGGTGCACGGCATTGAGCAGGCCCTCAATCACCGGATAGCCGTCGGGCAGGTACGCAGAACCCAGGGCGGCGTAGATGGCGGGCCAGCAGGGACCCACCAGCGCATCGGCGGTGCCTGCGTTTAGTGCCTCCCCATCCAGGTCGCCCAACGGAATGCCCGCGCCCGACACGGCGGTGTGCTGCGTGAGCAGGGTTGCGGGCAGGGTGAAGGAATCCCGCACCACGCCAAACGTGGTGCCTTCCTTAGGCTCCACCGTGGGCAGGGAATCAATGCTGTCGCCCGCAGCGGAGGTGGAACCCACGCCCGCGACGGCGGCCAGCAGGCCATACACGGCGTCCGGCAGGGCGTCGTGATCCACCACTGGGGATGCGCCCGTGGCCGTGGCCCCGGACAACGCCACCGGAATATCCACCTGGGTGACCACATAGGGCTTCTTCGCGCCGGGGTCCAGGTCGTCCCACACGGAATCGGCCAGCACGCGGATGGTCCACACGTCGCTGGTGGGATCGGTGGGGGCGATGATGTCCACGGCCTCCGGTGCCAGCGCATACGCCGGGTTATCAATCAAATGGCCATGCCACACAATATGCGGTGCGGTGCGCAGCAGCTCCTCGCCGTCGGCGACCTCGCCCAGGCGGGCAAACACCTTCGCGGGTGTGCTGTTCGCACTGAGGGTGTCTGTGCATGCCTGCTCAAAACGACCCAGCAGATCAGCCACCGGCTCGTCGATACGATCAATACCGGCCACCGACACCGGGCCCGGGATCACGCGCACAGCATCAGCGGAGTAGCGCTCGTCCTGAGACTGCCACAGGGTATCCAAGCCCCACCAGCGTGCCAGGTCCGCATCAATGGCGGGCACCCACGGCATCGGCTTGTGGTGCTTGCGGCACAGGCCAATAAACCACGCAGCGTCGCGGGCACCCACCTTCAGCTCGCGGGCCTGCGGGTACTCCGACAGCAGCTTCTCGACGGCCGCCGGACCATCCTCCGCATCCTCCAGGGTGGGGAACAAAGTGACCACCGGGCCGTGATCCACATCCGACAGGCGGGCCTCCACACGGTGCAGCAGATCAAAGAAGCGATCCGGCCAGGTCGGGTCCGTCCAGGGGTACGCCAAATCCACAAAACGCTGCAGCCACTCGGCGTAGGTCATCTCCTCCAGATCACCGAAATACGGCTTCGCCGTCTTATTCAGCGCGGCAATAATCTCATCGCGCCGGGCAGCCACGGCCTCGTCGCTGGGCTCAATGGAGGAAATCAGGCGGGAACACGCGGCGGAGGCGTTATCCACCTCGTACATGTCCGCGTGCAGGTGCGATAGGCCGGAGGTCACGCCACCACGGGACTCGCCGCGGCCGACCCAGCCGCCGCGATCGTTGGGATCCACACCAGGGGTGTCCTTGAGCAGCTTCTTGACCTGCGGAGACGTCTTTGCCTCCTTGGCGGTCATGGCTGCGGTGCCCACCAAAATGCCGTCCACGGGCATGGCGGGGGCGTGGTACTGGGTAGCCCAGGAACCCGTCAGGTATTCCGCGGCCTTCTCCGGGGTGCCAATGCCACCGCCCACACACAGCACCACGTTCGGCTGAAGGCGGATTTCGCCGTAGGTGGCCAGCAACAGGTCATCCAGGTTCACCCAGGAATGGTGGCCGCCAGCGTGGCCGTCCTCCACCTGCATGATGATCATGGCATCTGGGTTGTCCTTGGCGATCTCCAAGACAGAACGAATCTGCTCCACGGTGCCCGGCTTGAAGCTGATGTAGGGGAAGCCATCCTCGTGCAGGCTCTGGATCAGCTCCTTAGCTTCCTCCAACTCGGGGATACCGGCGGACACGGTCACGCCGTTGATGGAGGTGCCTGCGGCGCGGGCGCGCGAAACAATACGCTGCGCGCCAAACTGCAGGTTCCACATGTAGCGGTCGAAGAACATGGAGTTGAACTGCGCTGCGCGGCCCGGTTGCAGCTGGGCCACCAAGCCGTCACGATTCTTGGTGAACACTTCCTCCGAATACTGGCCACCACCGGCCAACTCGGCCCAGAAACCAGCGTTAGCGGCTGCTGCGACAATATCCGGGTCCACGGTGGTGGGGGTCATGCCCGCCAGCAGGATCGGGGAGTAGCCGGTCAGGCGGCTAAACGCGGTGACAACCTTCACGCTGCCGTCCGGCAACTCCACCAGCTTCGGGGCGAACCGCTCCCAGGTGTCCTCCTGCGGGATGGTGGTACCGGGAGTGACCAGCTTGTCGCGATCTGCAGCGGTACCAGCGGCAACGAGGGTGATGCCGCGGCCGTCGAGAAGCTTGGCGGTGATGCGGGCCAGGCCGTGACCCGGCTCGGTGTTTAGCACATGGGTGATCTCGGTGCTGGTGGTCAGCGCCGACAACTCTGCGGGCCAATCGTGGTGCTTGACCAGAATGTCTTCGGCAAGGGCCTGGGCGGATACCGTCAAACCAAGCGCGGAGGCCCACTCGGCGGCGCGGTCCGCACCGGGCTGCATTGCCGTGAAGTGGAACGGCGCGGAAACCTTGAGTTCGTTGAACAGCGGCTCCACCCGAGTACCGCCCGAACGCTTATCATCCAGCTCCGCGTTATGCTTCTCCGCAGCCTGCTCAATCAGGCTCTCCACCTGGCGCAATGCCGCAGGCGCACCCGCAATCACAAAATGCGTGTGGCCATTACGCAGCGCCAATTCCGTGTCCTTAACCTGCGCAATGGCGCCCTCAACAGCCTCGCGCGGCACATTACGGACACTCAACATCCAGGAATCCCCCGCGTGCGTGCCCAATTCCTGCGCGCGCAGGGTGGCAGCAGTGCCCATCAGCAGGGCAAACGCCACCACATCCACCAGCGCAGTGTTCTCCTCCACGGCCTTACCGCTGGTGTCCGCCGCGATGGCCTCCGCTGCGGCCACGCCCAGGCTGCCCTGG from the Corynebacterium durum genome contains:
- a CDS encoding pentapeptide repeat-containing protein, which encodes MGRFIEKGKTALVATASGGVGFTLAGFLLRDWNFSWDWSVAAQPLATLGAGTAAIIAAAIALHNGEKTRVQDKERTLRERFTSIVKLLATDDLTKRESGAYALAALAGDWAAFHKDDPESALREQQVCLNILTGQLRDPISKDSPSELYTFKERMQDIIFTRFEEEDGKSPGQWSDLNLNLENCHFYNISSKGIFKNRASFANSYFHGRTSFTGAHFYNNTLFKSAHFCKHADFNRAHFNIRTPLDPNDHYRTYVDFSGTNFHDSVSFIKTIFHSGATFDGAHFNSNTPPRTATVFITDATFDLAHFYGIASFFQAYFHMDAQFHNVDFHESAWFEKVYFEKFAHFKDSNFSKKTSFKHAHFNGGTNFDNVYFVDAADFSSTKFKFPESSENNKIIRLLNTNLDNAKFGVEFPTK
- the purU gene encoding formyltetrahydrofolate deformylase, translated to MTIPAAHTTTDERQYVLTLSCPDTTGIVAKLSSFIADIGGWITEAGFFTDPESGWFFTRQAVRAASISMGFDELSQRFAEVASEMGPDVRWRLWDTAKPKKAVILVSKEGHCLHDLLGRVAQNDYPMDVAAVIGNHEDLRPISQAHGVPFHYVPFPKDAVGKRKAFDQVADLVNAESPDAIVLARFMQILPPDLCEMWAGKAINIHHSFLPSFMGARPYHQAYRRGVKLIGATCHYATEDLDDGPIIEQDVIRISHKDTPSDMQRLGRDAEKIVLARGLRFHLEDRVQVYGNRTVIFD